Genomic DNA from Fimbriimonas ginsengisoli Gsoil 348:
TGTCATTCGCGATCCGGTAGTTCTCCATCGACGCCTGGTAGTCGCCGAGGTCTCCGTGGGCTTTTCCCAAACCATAGCGAAGAAAGCTATGATCGCGCGGCGTTAAGCGGGCGTCGTCGGCGAGCGCCGTCATCCGCTCGAGGAGGGAGCGATCTTCATCGACCACTCGCTTTCCGTTCACAAGGGCGAAGTAGGGATAACCTTGCGACGGATCGACGGCGATGGCGTTTTGAAAGCAGCCGATCGCCTCATCGAGCCGGCCCAAACCTTGCAGGGCGGTTCCGAGTCGAGCCATCGTGGGGGCATCCTTAGATCCACTCTCGGCGGCTTTCCTCAATAGTTGCTCGGCCTCGGCAGCCCGATTCTCTTCCTGCAGAATGCGGCCTAGCAGGAGTTGGGTTGATGGAGAGTTGGGCGCAACCTCCAAGGCTCGGCGAGCGCAGGCTACGGCGCCCAGGGCGTTGCCTTGAGTCATGAGATACGACGCAAGGTGTTCAAAATTTTGGGCGGAGGGGGGCATCGCCCCCAGGACTTGGGCGAGTAGCCTCTCCGCCTCTTCGTCCCGACCTTGCAGATGGAGGCAGAGGCTGAGCTGAAACTGCACGGGAGGGGCGCCGCCGGACAAATGGACGCTGCGCCGAAGTAGCTCCTCCGCTTCCGGTAGTCGGCGGAGATCCATAAGGCACCTTCCCAACTGGGCAAGGGCTTGGGCATCGTTTGGATTCAACAGCAACGCCGCCTGGACGGATTCGGCGGCTTCGGCGACGAATCCTAGCCGGTGCAGCGCCACCGATTGCCAAAAGGGGGCATGAAAGGAGCCGGGGTCGGCCTCCCGCACCTGTCGCAGCCAACCAACCGCGGCTGTTGGATCACCGACCTTTGCTTCGATAACGCCGAGAAGCAGTTTGGCCTGGATAGATTGTTCGTCCATCTCCAGTGCCTGTTGCGCCAAGGCGGTGGCTCGCTTGAGGTCACCCTTTGCATGGGCGGCGCCGGCTTCGCGAAGCAATTGGTCTACGGTCACGACAATCCCCTCAACCCTCGATCGCCGCCGCCATTCTGACCATCGGGTCTTCGGTGTCGCGGTTCCAGTCGATGTTTGGAGTGCGGGGAATGTCTTCGGGGCGGAGGAGCGGCTGATCGGGTGAGTAGACGCCGGAGATCCAGCCGTCTTTCAGCAACACTTCCAACGCTTCCAATCCACTGAGGGCGACGATCGGCCCCATTTTGGCGCTGACATCCCGAAGCGCCCGGATGATGGGGCCCAGCTTCGTTTCCCTCTGCAAGATTTCCAGGATGACGCGGAAACCGCCCGAGACGGGGATTTCCAAATCGCCCTTGCGGAGGGTGCGGCCCTGCCGGATTCGACCGCCTTCGTAGATCGGCGTCTTACCGGGCACCACGTCCTCGATATTGAGATCGAATACGTTGACTTTGGTGATCTGCCACTCGGACTCGCTGTTGAAGAGCATCCCCTCGATGTTCTTGATCTGCTCGATGGAATGGCCGGCGAGTCCGGCCCCCGCCGTCTCCAGAGAAACGAAGCCGCCGGTGCCGATCCACTGCCAGGCGGATTCGGCGCTCATGTTGAGCCCTGCCCCGCGAGCGATTTCGCTGGTGTATTCGACCAGCTCCGAGAAGTGGCGATTTCCGGAATACCAGTAGTTGGCGAACTGAATGTGTTGGTAGACCCGTTGCCGCTGGCGCTTTTCGAAGGCGAGACGCATCCATTCGGCATCAACTTCGCCCCGATCGAGCTCCGCAATGGTATAAGCGCATTCCTTGGCGCCAACCATGGCGATGGTAATCCCGGCGGAAAGGATCGGATCTGCAAAACCGGCGGCCTCGCCGACCAAAAACCAGTTTGGTCCGGCCATCTGGCGAGCCAAAAAGGACCAGTCGCGGGTGGCGCGGACCTCTCCGTCACGTTTGGCGGCGGCGGTTAGGGCGGCGATGCGCGGTTCCGACCTCACCGCTTCCGCGTACAGTTCCTCTGGTCGTTTCCCGCACTGCTTGTAATAATCGGCGGGACACACCAAGCCGATCGAGGTACGGGTGGAAGTTACCGGAATGAACCAGATCCACCCATATCCGAGGCTCATGATCTGAATTCGGGTAGCCCCCGCGCCGATCGTCACGGCCCAGTCGGCATCTTCCCAATAATCCCAGAAGGCGATGTTTCGCAGCGCGTTGGGCTCTTCGGTTTCAATGCCCAGGCCGCGCCGGAGGATTCCCGCGTTTCCGGACGCGTCGACGTAGAACCGGGCGGTCAACTTGGAGCCATCGGAGAGCTCCAACTCCTTCACGGCGCCATCGGTAGCTTCCACGCGCGTGACCGCCACCCCTTCCCGGACGACACAGCCGAGCTCCGCGGAGTGGTCTAGAAGAATCTTATCGAACGGACCGCGCTCCACCTGCCAGGTGCTCCGCATGCGCCAGCCTTCGTACTTGCCAGGGCGCTTTTCGAGGGGATTTACTTCGGCGGTCTCCAGAAGGTTGAAATCCCAAAGATCGTCGGAGGAGCCCCAGCGGTACGTCGCGCCGATCTTGATCGGAAAGTTGGCGGCTTCGATCTTGTCCCAGGCGCCGATCTCATCGAGGATTCGGCCGGTGGTGGGGAGCAGGCTCTCGCCGATGTGGTCCCGGGGGAAAACTTCTCGCTCGAGAATGAGAACGCTGAGGTGGGGCGCGTGCTTTTTGAGCATGGAGCCGACCGTGGACCCGGCCGGTCCGCCACCTACGATAACGACGTCGAATGCTTCCTGCATCGGTGAAGAACCCATATATAAATAAGGCCGGACCCTTTAACAGGGTCCGGCTTCGGCAAATGCCGGTTACTTTCCTCCGGGCGCCGCGCCCGGTTGTCCGCCCGGTTGTCCGGCCGGATTACCCGCGGGTTGCTTGGCCCCGCGAGGCTTCTTGCTCATGCTCTCAAGGCTTGGAGGCCCGCCGAGCATTTCGTGCATCTTCTTCTCATCGGGTTGCGAAGGGGAAGAGCCGCAGCCGGCTCCCATCGCCCCAATGAGAAGGAGGCTGGCGAGCCCCGCCCAAAGGTTTACCGGCTTTATCATGATCCCTTCGGCCAGAAAGCCTTGATGGCCTTGTCCGCGCCTCCGTTGATCGGGATTGTGGTGCCCATCAACTGTCGGTAGGGTGTGGACTTGACGTGGCCGTCCGTACCTGCCCAGATGGTAAGTCCGGTTGGTTCCTGGGTCGGCGTTCCGCCGGGCCAGGGGTACGTGCCGATGACCTTACCGTCGTTGTCCCTTGCGCGGGCAAGCGGGCCGCTCGTTACGAGGTTACAGCCGTACGTATTGAAGCCACAGGAGCCCCAATAGAGGTCGAAGCTGTCCGCGTTATCCTGCTGCCACATGAAGTCCCAGTTACCGGACTGAGCGATCATGACCTGATCTGCCGGACTGGCGACCGCCGTGGTAGAAAGCGAGGGGGTGCCTCCCGCTTTATAGCCATAGGCCGACCAGATGATTCCACCGGAGGAGTTGGTTACGCCGCCGATGCCGTCGTAGTGCCAAATCTGTCCGCCGGTCATGGCGGCGCCGGTGGAGGAAGAACCAAACGTGTAGTTGCTGAAGCTGCCGTCGGTGGCCGCTTGCTGCGGTCCCATGCCCCAAAGGCCATAGATGGCAAAGGCGGTGCCGGCGCCTTCGTCATTGGAGTTTTGGAGGATGCTAGGACCGGTCGGGTCGAGCAGAACGCCCCATGACTTCATGTACGGCTGCTGCAGATACGAGAAGGGGAGTGCGTGCCAGTTGCTGTCGTATTCGACGACCGGCGAGAAGTTATCGTCGCTGTCGCCAGCGTACATGAGTTGGCCGAGCGCCATCTGCTTCGCGCCGCTGATTGCGACGGATGTCTTTGCCGCTCGTTTGGCTTGAGCGAAGACAGGGAACAGAATGGCCGCAAGGATAGCAATGATTGCAATTACAACTAGAAGTTCGATGAGCGTAAAGCCACGTCGCTTACATTTTTTCATGACGTTCTCCAAATTACGGGGTGTCTACAAGGACGGAAATCGATCGCGGTTCTGCGGTTGAACCCGCGATCATGAGTGGCGCATCGAGCAGCACATGCCGGAACGTTCCACCGAAGCTCGCTTTTGATCGCTCACAAAGCAGTTCGGTGGCAAGTTGGCCGATGCGCTCAAACGATTGACAGCACGTGGTGAGGAACCCCCCGCCAGGAACCCACCGGAGCAAGCCGTCAAAACCTAAGAGAGAGATGTCCCCAGGCACGGAAATGCCCCGGGACTGCAGCGCGGCATGTACCTGCAGCGCTACGTGGTCGTTGATTCCCACGATCGCCGTGGGAGGTTCGGGAAGACTGAGTAATTCGTCCAGGGCCGCTTCGACCCCTTCCGGCTCATCGACCATGTCTTGGAACACCAGCTCCGGATCGAATGGGATGCGGGCATCGTTCAGCGCGCGCCGGTAACCCGCTTCGCGGGCGAGCACGCTGGATACGGCATCGTTATTCGTAATCAGGGCGATCCTTCGGTGTCCGAGATCGGCCAGGTGTTTCACGCTCTGACGCGCGGCCGCTTCGTTATCGGAACCGACGAAGTCGGCTTCGAACCCCTTCGGCGGCAGCCGGTCGACGAAAACCATGGGGATGCCGGCGGCCCTCACCTTTTCGAGGGCGTGCCGGTTGCGTTCGGTGCCTAGGTACCACAGGATGGTCCCGATCGCATGGGGATCCTCGGCGAGTTCAAGCAGGTATCGCTCTTCGGCCTCAAGGCAACCCTCCCAATCGCGTCCGCTCGGTACGTTGGCCACGACGAGTCGGATGTCTCTCGGCAAGTCGGCGGACTGAATTCCTTTGAGAATCGAGGATGCGCAGTAGTCGCCCGCATTTGGCCACAACCAAATGGCGATATCCCCGTGCCCTTCCGCCCTTCGCAACGCGCCCGCTTCCGCCGTCTCGTTGGCGGTTCGAATTCCTGGATTCCGCACGATGGGGCGGCAATTGGGCTTGCAAAGCAACAAGCCCTCCGCCTCCAATTTGCGGATGGCGCTTCGGACGATGACTCGGCTGACGTGAAACGTCTTCGCGAGGTCTCTTTCTCCGGGCAACCCTCGTCCGACCGGCAAATCGCCGCGTCGTATCCGGTCCCGCAAACCGTCGATCACCGCCATGACCAGGGGCGACTCATGCATACGAACCGAAGCTCCTAACGCAGATATATTTTGGCGGGGCCACTAGAAACAGATTGTAACACAAGTGGACCGCAAATGCCAAAGCAGACCGAAGGCCCAAAAACGACCCAAACGAGTCCACCGCGGCAGTCGAGTGCGATTCTTAGGGAAGGCACTGCGTCGTCCACCTCTGAGGTATATTTGATCGCCGGTCCGGCCCCCACGGACCTTCAAAACGGCAAAAAACGTCGGGGCGTGGCGCAGTTTGGTAGCGCGCTTCCATGGGGTGGGCTCCTGCCCTTCGACCCCCATTTCTTACCCTTTCCAGGTTCAAACCGCGCATTTCCACAGGTTAGGGATATGCGGCTCGACTTCACCCTGGGTGAGTGGTCCTCGACTGCTATTCTACACTCGTTGAAAGTCCGTCGGTTGTTACCAGTGTCGAACTTTATCGTTTGTCCCGTAGGAGCCATCGCCTTTGTATCTGGCTGAACGCTGGTGTTTCAGAGTCCTCGCAGAATATCGCCACTGACAACCATTTTGCTGTACTAACGCCTGTTATACTTGCGATCATCGCGCCATGGGCGTGCACTTCCTTCTGGTCCGTGTATTTTATCGTGGCAAAGATTAAGGACATTCTCATTTGCCAAAACAAATCAGCGCAGATCGAATTAGCGAGGCGCGTCGTTCTTTCGCAAAACCTCGGTCCCTTCGGAATCTGGTCGTGGCTCGCTGATTCGCTGAGAGAGTTGCCGAGACGCTCTTGGACTCGAGAAGCTCACAAACGACTCTGGGATGGTGGGCTGTTGACAATTGACAGCACCCCTGCGAACCCTGGTTCGGTCGCTGACTACAGCAGCCGGATCATCTCAGCGGGGCTTCAGGTTAACAAGCGGGTCGCAATACTCTTCCCGAAAGGAACGGATCATGGCAGCATTGTGCCGGATGTTGCGGTTTCCTGGTGCTTGGAACCGAAAGAGTTCAAGTTGACGAACCGAGTCCTGCTTGTCAGCGGCCGAGCTGGCGCTCACAGGCCACTAAGACATGCGCAGGTGGGAGCACTTGCGCTAGCGAGTGTATTGGACATACACGCCAATGATGCCAATGCCACCCTGAACCTGGCCGGGCGTGCTTCACAACTTCCGACAGTTATCTACACTTCACGCCCGTCAAACCTGAGGAGTCTACTGAATGATGTACAGCCAGATGTGGTCATTCTTGACTTGTGCGCGACGGATCGACAGCCCTGGGTTGTGTCGGCCATGGCCGATTTGCGAACGTTTAAGAACCCTGTCGCCCTATGGACAGATAACCCCTTCGTCTACGTGTTGGCGGGTTCAACCGAATGGCTTCGCTTTCGCTGGGACTCGGGAAAGCCAGCAGATGAGACGGATGTGGAACCCCTGAGGCTGAGGTCACTCATCGCCCAGCAGGGAACTACATCCCTGAACTCACTGATCGTTCCGACGCTCAGCAATTCAGCGGAAGCGATGATGAGAGATGCGACCATCGATCTTGTTCGAGCAAGGGTGGAGCTTAATGGGGCGTTGGCCCAGGAAGCAGCATCCCTGCTCGCCAGATTTGTCCGCGCGATGAGTCGGTTATCGATACCTGTTGCTGAGTTTGATGATCTCTCCAGCACCCACTGGGGTGTTGCTTCACTGACTGCTCTCAGTGACGAAGTTGAGAACTATTTCAAGTATTGGACAGATTCACCCCTGCCGCTGACCCGTGCGCGAGAGGCAGCGCAGGAGGCTTTTCGCCTACTGCGAAGAGACGGACCCGCCTTGGGCAAAGCGCTTACCAACCACATCTTGGAAGGGAGAGAGCCCCGGCAGGTTCTTTTTCCTTCCCGTTCGCAGGCAGCACTGTTTCGAAAACATTTCGCAAGCGAGTACGGACTCCAGCAGGGTGCTCCTCTGCTCCCCCTGTCGCCGGATGAGTTGGGAACTTTGGAAATCGAAGGGCAGCTTCTCGTTGTCGGTTTGCCCTATCCCGACTTCTTCTTCAAAGCACCTCAAGTTCTTTTAACGGACCGGATTGAGGTACTCCACCATGAATTTGAGGTCAAACTCGCCGACTGGGTCTTTAACACTTCGGTAGAGATGTGTGCGCCATCTACAGAAGAAAATGTCCATGCCGTGGCACAACTCCTCGGCAAAACAGAGCCGATTATTGGGCCACAAAGCCAGTCCAGAATCGTGCGAACGCCTGCAACGTTTGTTACCCCCCAAGGGACAAAGGAGTCTCAAGCAATGCAATTGAACTTGCCAAGCCAGATAGACGCTTGGGCCAGTCTTCTAAGCCAAGAGGAGCTCGATGCCGAAGGAATGGAAAGCGAACCGTTGGAACGCGGAGGTACTTGGACTTCCGCTGCGGTCGAAATACGGTTTTCCGATCGCACATGGGTCTTCCTCGATGAGTGCGGTCCCGTTCAAGTCGTTACAAGTAGCAGAATGGAGCAGCGTCCCGCAAGAGACTTGGTTGCCGGTGATCAAATCATGCTCATCAATGGTCAGAAGCGACAAGATCAATTTTCGATGCTGCTGACTAGACTCCACGCCGTTAGCGGTGTTTCCGTTTACGTTGATCTCGTCAATAGGTGGCGGAGCGAAATCGGTGAACTGTACCATCGACACTGGGTCGCCCAGGGGTTGGGAACCAACGAGTTACTCTGTAAGCTCAGGTCCCTGGGCACAAGCGTCACAACGGCTGATACGGTTCGAAACTGGATTCGTGGCTGGCATACACCGCAAGACCGCCAAGACATCTGGAGAGTCGCAGTCGCTCTCGAAATGCCATTCACGACCCAGCACCACCGGGCCATAGCAAAGGCTGCCACGGAGATCGCCAACGTTCACCGACAAGTGTCTCGGCAGATTAACCTTTGGCTGGAATGGCGATTGAGCGATCCCCTAAGAGCAAGGTCCGCGATGAATGCAGAGATTCTCCCCGATCTAGGGATTTCTCTTGCAGATTTCTATGACGCCGTTGTGATACTCGACATCGAAGAAATCCAACTCCTTGACCGTCCGGTTCCGGGGAGTCTAATTGGAAGGAGACAAGGCTTACTATGAGTAGCCAAGCGTTACCAACTGAAGTTCAGAATCAACTTGAATTAGCTTCCGCACTCATTGAGTACGTGGTTGCAGAAGCATCGGGCCGTTCCGAGACTGTTTGCTTCGGGGACTTCCCAAGGAATCAATACTTCATCGGTAGTCTCCGACCCACTCCCTTGGCTCCCGATGCGACTCGCTGGCTTTCAGACCTAAAGCAAAAAATGTCCCCGGTTGCTGCAGGCTTGGACGCGCTGGTCAAGATACCCAGTGACCACTCAATAGAGGTTTGGGCAACGATCAGTTGGAACGTCTACTACCGAGTCCGTCCATCGTATGAAGAACAACAAACCTTTCAAGATCCAATCCGCAGGGACGATGAGGACAACGACGATGACTCGGTCGGGTCTCCACCCCCGCCTTCACAACCTAACACAAGGCAGCGGGAGCGGCCGGTACCCAAATTCAAGAAATTGAATTGCTCGGCATCTGGTCCATTAGTCTTGCAAAGCCATGAAAGCGGGATAAGTGTCGAAGCTGGTGGCGTAAATACCGCCATTAACGCGGAGCTGGCGAGGGTTGGCGCTATACGTGACGCAGACCCTGACTTGTTCCGAGTGGGTCCAAGGCCGGACCCTGAGTTACCAAACAAGCTCGGAGCAGCAGACATGGTTAGCGACCAGGCCTATAGACGATATTGGGCTAATTTGCCGGACCTGGCGATTACACCATGGGCTATCCGCGTTGACGTCTCCTGCGAACCTTCTCCTGAGCACATTGAACATGGCCGGCTGGTAGTGGATATCGTCAATGTCACTCCGATCTCCGAGAAAGACCAGGTTCACGAGCCGTTCATATTCGACACACGCTTGCAACTCGAATTCCCATCAGGCTGTCTGGCTCCATTTCGCCTAGTCTCTGCTCCGAAGGACTTTCGAGAAAATCCACGTATGTTTGGCCGGGGCCGCAACTGCGCGGTCGAACATGCTGACGACACCCTTTCTACCACCCACACGCCGATGTACATGCAGGGCCGTTACGTCACAAGGGAAACGCCCGAAGCACTTACTTGTGAGCTTGCAACAGATCCGTTTCCCACATTGGAGAAACTAGAAGTGGCAATGTCCTCCTACGAATTGGCGTGGGATCAAGCGCTGTCCGAATTCAGACTCGACCCAGCATGGGATGATGAACAAGAATTGGCCTTTATGAAGGACCGAGCACTCTACTTCGATGAGGTAAGTCGCTTCAAACACGGCCTCAACCTATTGCGAACAAATGCAGATGTTGCATACGCTTTCACGCTCATGAATCGCGCTTTCGAGCGCAATGCACTAAGAGCCTGGAGACTTATGCAGATTGTCTTTATCGTTACCCAACTCCCGGGACTCGTTGCCGAAGATCCGATGGATCAGGAAAGGGAAACAGTTGACATAATCTACTTCCCAACTGGGGGCGGAAAAACCGAAGCTTACCTTGCCGCAGTAGTTTTCTCATGCTTCTGGGATAGATTGCGAGGGAAGATTGCAGGTGTCACGGCTTGGGCTCGATTTCCTCTTCGCCTCCTTACTGCACAGCAGTTGCAGCGTTTTGCAAACATCATTTGCTGTGCCGACCTAGTGCGAAAAGCCGAACCGGATATTAGGCTCTCGGGGAGTAATGTAGACGGTTTTGCGGTCGGCTATTACGTTGGCTCTGGCGGAACACCGAATTCCATCCAGTCGGCCACGGCGTCGAACTCCGGATCGGGGCTACCTTGGGCTCAAGCGCAGGACCCAACGTTCATTCAGAAGTTCAAACGAATCGCAGTCTGCCCGGCGTGCCGCACGAGAACCGTGATCGTGGAATTCGACCACGTCGCCGTAGTTCTCCGCCACAAATGTGTAAATGAATCGTGCGCGTTTTCAGAAGGAATACTTCCAATATACGTTGTCGATAACGACCTTTATCGTTATCTCCCAAGTGTTATGGTCGGCACTCTCGACAAACTCGCGCAAATAGGTATAGCACGAAAATTTGGAATGATTTTAGGCAGTGTCGATGGCAGGTGCCCCACTCATGGGTACTACAACGGCAAATGTTGCCAAGATGGCTGCCGCGAAACTCTATCGAAAGTGAAGCCTGTGGGCCTGTCCGGTCCTTCCCTCTTTGTTCAAGATGAACTGCATTTGCTGCGCGAGGGTTTAGGAACCTTCGACTCCCATTATGAGACGCTATTCCAGCTACTTCTGAACGAAGCTGGTACGAAGATGCCGATCAAGATACTAGCTTCCTCAGCCACGATTGAGCAGTTTGAGAGGCAAGTCAACCAGCTGTATGCCAGAAGCAAGGCCAGAGTATTTCCCGGCCCAGGTCCGAAGAAGGGCCACTCGTTTTACGCAACAACTCTGAACTACCCACAAAGGCTCTACGTCGGAGTGTTACCCCACAACAAGACTCTTCTAAACGCGTTGTTTAAGTTGACTGAGTCGTACGTGCGCGGCTTGGGAACGCTACGCGGGAGATATCACACAGGACCAACCTTTACCGACGTTTCCACCCTCTACTCGTCTTGTGCGCATTACTTCTTGGCCAATCCTGACTTAGACGCTTTTAAGACTGACTTACGGGATCATGTCAGCCCAGCGCTAGTTAAGGATGGTTTCCCGCAGCCCACGACGTAT
This window encodes:
- a CDS encoding tetratricopeptide repeat-containing sulfotransferase family protein, with the translated sequence MTVDQLLREAGAAHAKGDLKRATALAQQALEMDEQSIQAKLLLGVIEAKVGDPTAAVGWLRQVREADPGSFHAPFWQSVALHRLGFVAEAAESVQAALLLNPNDAQALAQLGRCLMDLRRLPEAEELLRRSVHLSGGAPPVQFQLSLCLHLQGRDEEAERLLAQVLGAMPPSAQNFEHLASYLMTQGNALGAVACARRALEVAPNSPSTQLLLGRILQEENRAAEAEQLLRKAAESGSKDAPTMARLGTALQGLGRLDEAIGCFQNAIAVDPSQGYPYFALVNGKRVVDEDRSLLERMTALADDARLTPRDHSFLRYGLGKAHGDLGDYQASMENYRIANDIEADLRFHGRLFDFAEYTDRVDRTIHRFTAPELARMKTAGSASDVPIFVVGMMRSGTTLVEQILSSHPEVGAGGEQPFWVNNWPLAVDGAKHSPEGMSKLADRYLAILTRLAPGNRHVVDKMPVNYAGLGIIHSVFPRAKIVHIRRHPVDNCLSIYFTPNRVMTEFAHVPENIVFAYREYLRVMDHWRSVLPPEALLEIDYSDLVSDAEQVIRKTIDFLGLPWDDACLSPHQNQRSVVTPSVWQVRQPIYRSSLETWKKYEPWLGPFGELLPKTSEMKC
- a CDS encoding NAD(P)/FAD-dependent oxidoreductase, which gives rise to MQEAFDVVIVGGGPAGSTVGSMLKKHAPHLSVLILEREVFPRDHIGESLLPTTGRILDEIGAWDKIEAANFPIKIGATYRWGSSDDLWDFNLLETAEVNPLEKRPGKYEGWRMRSTWQVERGPFDKILLDHSAELGCVVREGVAVTRVEATDGAVKELELSDGSKLTARFYVDASGNAGILRRGLGIETEEPNALRNIAFWDYWEDADWAVTIGAGATRIQIMSLGYGWIWFIPVTSTRTSIGLVCPADYYKQCGKRPEELYAEAVRSEPRIAALTAAAKRDGEVRATRDWSFLARQMAGPNWFLVGEAAGFADPILSAGITIAMVGAKECAYTIAELDRGEVDAEWMRLAFEKRQRQRVYQHIQFANYWYSGNRHFSELVEYTSEIARGAGLNMSAESAWQWIGTGGFVSLETAGAGLAGHSIEQIKNIEGMLFNSESEWQITKVNVFDLNIEDVVPGKTPIYEGGRIRQGRTLRKGDLEIPVSGGFRVILEILQRETKLGPIIRALRDVSAKMGPIVALSGLEALEVLLKDGWISGVYSPDQPLLRPEDIPRTPNIDWNRDTEDPMVRMAAAIEG
- a CDS encoding prepilin-type N-terminal cleavage/methylation domain-containing protein; this encodes MKKCKRRGFTLIELLVVIAIIAILAAILFPVFAQAKRAAKTSVAISGAKQMALGQLMYAGDSDDNFSPVVEYDSNWHALPFSYLQQPYMKSWGVLLDPTGPSILQNSNDEGAGTAFAIYGLWGMGPQQAATDGSFSNYTFGSSSTGAAMTGGQIWHYDGIGGVTNSSGGIIWSAYGYKAGGTPSLSTTAVASPADQVMIAQSGNWDFMWQQDNADSFDLYWGSCGFNTYGCNLVTSGPLARARDNDGKVIGTYPWPGGTPTQEPTGLTIWAGTDGHVKSTPYRQLMGTTIPINGGADKAIKAFWPKGS
- a CDS encoding GntR family transcriptional regulator gives rise to the protein MHESPLVMAVIDGLRDRIRRGDLPVGRGLPGERDLAKTFHVSRVIVRSAIRKLEAEGLLLCKPNCRPIVRNPGIRTANETAEAGALRRAEGHGDIAIWLWPNAGDYCASSILKGIQSADLPRDIRLVVANVPSGRDWEGCLEAEERYLLELAEDPHAIGTILWYLGTERNRHALEKVRAAGIPMVFVDRLPPKGFEADFVGSDNEAAARQSVKHLADLGHRRIALITNNDAVSSVLAREAGYRRALNDARIPFDPELVFQDMVDEPEGVEAALDELLSLPEPPTAIVGINDHVALQVHAALQSRGISVPGDISLLGFDGLLRWVPGGGFLTTCCQSFERIGQLATELLCERSKASFGGTFRHVLLDAPLMIAGSTAEPRSISVLVDTP
- a CDS encoding helicase-related protein, which gives rise to MSPVAAGLDALVKIPSDHSIEVWATISWNVYYRVRPSYEEQQTFQDPIRRDDEDNDDDSVGSPPPPSQPNTRQRERPVPKFKKLNCSASGPLVLQSHESGISVEAGGVNTAINAELARVGAIRDADPDLFRVGPRPDPELPNKLGAADMVSDQAYRRYWANLPDLAITPWAIRVDVSCEPSPEHIEHGRLVVDIVNVTPISEKDQVHEPFIFDTRLQLEFPSGCLAPFRLVSAPKDFRENPRMFGRGRNCAVEHADDTLSTTHTPMYMQGRYVTRETPEALTCELATDPFPTLEKLEVAMSSYELAWDQALSEFRLDPAWDDEQELAFMKDRALYFDEVSRFKHGLNLLRTNADVAYAFTLMNRAFERNALRAWRLMQIVFIVTQLPGLVAEDPMDQERETVDIIYFPTGGGKTEAYLAAVVFSCFWDRLRGKIAGVTAWARFPLRLLTAQQLQRFANIICCADLVRKAEPDIRLSGSNVDGFAVGYYVGSGGTPNSIQSATASNSGSGLPWAQAQDPTFIQKFKRIAVCPACRTRTVIVEFDHVAVVLRHKCVNESCAFSEGILPIYVVDNDLYRYLPSVMVGTLDKLAQIGIARKFGMILGSVDGRCPTHGYYNGKCCQDGCRETLSKVKPVGLSGPSLFVQDELHLLREGLGTFDSHYETLFQLLLNEAGTKMPIKILASSATIEQFERQVNQLYARSKARVFPGPGPKKGHSFYATTLNYPQRLYVGVLPHNKTLLNALFKLTESYVRGLGTLRGRYHTGPTFTDVSTLYSSCAHYFLANPDLDAFKTDLRDHVSPALVKDGFPQPTTYTLTGGTSADDVSGTLEALERSSAVSDPVQFVLATNTISHGVDIDRLNWMFFFGMPRQTAEYIQASSRVGRAYIGVVFTCFNPTRERDQSHYHYFAKQHEFLGKLVEPVPVNRWSKFSLDRTLPGAINAMLLHQQSQKLRSDRRNLVYILDNVKAMFASGELSEAEVESGVLTAYLGPQNNLGDPAFRARLQQRCKAIIFDQIETSVRPVTFVSDAMTPSPMRSLREVDEPVSIRLNSAGLSWSRVARAKGGGA